CGTATGCCAATGCGGCTAAGGAGCAGCTTCTGGCTGTTCCTTCAGCGGTACTGGAGCATGAGGGAGCTGTCAGTGAACAGACCGTGTTGGCTATGGTCAAAGGCGCGCAGGTGCGCAGTGGTGCGCGTTATGCTGTTGCTGTCAGTGGTGTTGCAGGGCCTGATGGCGGTAGTGATGAAAAGCCTGTGGGTACGGTGTGGATTGCATGGGCTGATGGTGAGCAGCACTGGGCTGAGGTTTATATGTTCCCTGGTGATCGACGG
This Pokkaliibacter sp. MBI-7 DNA region includes the following protein-coding sequences:
- a CDS encoding CinA family protein, with protein sequence MSCSQHSPTELLVEQLALRLLAQGAFVATAESCTGGGIAQAMTELPGSSRWFGFGWVTYANAAKEQLLAVPSAVLEHEGAVSEQTVLAMVKGAQVRSGARYAVAVSGVAGPDGGSDEKPVGTVWIAWADGEQHWAEVYMFPGDRRQVRRQTVEIALRVLVEHLDGE